From the Gallaecimonas mangrovi genome, one window contains:
- a CDS encoding ComF family protein: protein MTSDLAQILARAAKKAKPQQHCWLCLEASHTPLCHHCIEDLVRPIGRCKQCGEPGPALCSHCRQRPPPFDEVVAGFAYEPPFSHFIHRFKYQRQWWLDSALCQPLLAKLQQVDRPECLLPVPMHWSRRLWRGFNQAELLARYLGKAMAINTAPDLLRCTRAHRHQQGLTKSARQRNLNHAYRLTATPPSHVAIVDDVMTTGATVSVLAKLLKQSGCHRVQIWCLARA from the coding sequence ATGACCTCCGATTTAGCGCAGATCCTAGCGCGCGCCGCCAAGAAGGCCAAGCCTCAACAGCATTGCTGGCTTTGTCTTGAAGCCAGTCACACACCGCTTTGCCACCATTGTATCGAGGATTTAGTCAGGCCCATTGGTCGCTGCAAGCAATGTGGCGAACCTGGGCCTGCGCTTTGCTCACACTGTCGGCAGCGGCCACCGCCCTTTGATGAGGTAGTAGCCGGTTTCGCCTATGAACCGCCCTTTAGCCATTTCATTCATCGCTTTAAGTACCAGCGGCAATGGTGGCTTGATAGCGCGCTTTGCCAGCCGCTGCTGGCAAAACTGCAACAGGTTGATAGGCCAGAGTGTTTATTACCGGTGCCCATGCATTGGTCACGGCGGTTATGGCGGGGCTTTAACCAAGCGGAGTTACTGGCGCGATATTTGGGAAAGGCCATGGCCATCAACACCGCGCCAGATCTGCTGCGCTGCACTCGCGCTCACCGCCATCAGCAAGGGCTAACCAAAAGCGCCCGCCAGCGTAACCTCAACCACGCCTACAGATTGACCGCAACGCCACCTTCACACGTGGCGATTGTTGATGACGTGATGACCACTGGCGCCACTGTTTCGGTATTGGCCAAGCTCTTGAAACAGTCTGGTTGTCACAGAGTGCAGATATGGTGCCTGGCACGTGCGTAA
- a CDS encoding efflux RND transporter periplasmic adaptor subunit, whose amino-acid sequence MNNRRRALLVTAAAVLVLLLVIFWIGHAMTHRAPLPKQKVEVVYPRVTVSTVQPHSYTAQVKSYGEVKAHFSLTLTSEVAGTIDSLASDFETGAIVTKGSELAKINDVKYRQALASAKASESSSYVSLLEEQREGKQALAEWQRSGLSGKPDSPLLLRKPQLQSAQAAYDSAKNDVAEAERNLELTRIKAPFKAIVVSRDISPGSYISAGGTVATLYSADRVEVSLPLSGEQWAQLPDPSQLLGAQVNLINAAGDGQWQGLVNRVERSYGSARQRNLVVAVQAPFEKAQPLMPGIFVTGLVPGKQVDGLLKVPASAISNSGEIWYVKAGNLLGKFPADVKFAIGSDIYIRPPSAQDSWKILIAPLDSYLPDMHVNPMEASDQ is encoded by the coding sequence ATGAACAACCGCCGCCGTGCCCTGCTTGTGACAGCGGCCGCTGTATTGGTACTTCTGCTGGTTATCTTCTGGATAGGCCACGCCATGACACACCGCGCGCCACTGCCCAAACAAAAAGTGGAAGTGGTGTATCCGCGGGTAACCGTCAGCACGGTACAGCCCCACAGCTACACCGCACAGGTAAAAAGCTATGGCGAGGTGAAAGCGCACTTTAGCCTGACCTTAACCAGCGAAGTGGCGGGGACTATTGATAGCCTGGCCAGCGACTTTGAAACCGGCGCCATCGTTACCAAAGGTAGTGAACTGGCCAAAATCAACGATGTTAAATACCGCCAAGCCCTGGCCAGTGCCAAGGCCAGCGAGAGCAGCAGTTATGTCAGCCTGCTTGAAGAGCAGCGCGAAGGTAAGCAAGCGCTGGCCGAATGGCAACGCAGTGGCCTTTCCGGTAAGCCTGACTCGCCGCTGCTGTTAAGAAAGCCGCAGCTACAATCCGCCCAGGCAGCCTATGACAGCGCCAAGAATGATGTGGCTGAAGCCGAGCGTAACCTTGAGCTCACCCGCATCAAAGCGCCCTTTAAGGCGATAGTGGTAAGCCGCGATATCAGCCCCGGTAGTTACATCAGTGCCGGCGGCACCGTTGCCACCTTGTATAGCGCCGACCGGGTGGAAGTGAGCTTGCCGCTTTCAGGGGAACAATGGGCGCAGCTGCCCGACCCTTCGCAGCTTTTAGGTGCCCAGGTTAACCTTATCAACGCCGCCGGAGACGGCCAATGGCAAGGCTTGGTTAACCGTGTAGAGCGCAGCTACGGCAGCGCCCGCCAACGTAATTTAGTGGTGGCAGTGCAGGCGCCTTTTGAAAAAGCCCAGCCGCTGATGCCCGGCATTTTTGTTACCGGCTTGGTGCCCGGTAAACAGGTGGATGGCCTGTTAAAAGTGCCCGCCTCCGCCATCTCTAACAGTGGCGAAATTTGGTACGTCAAAGCCGGTAACCTGCTGGGTAAATTCCCGGCCGACGTAAAGTTTGCGATCGGTAGCGACATATACATTCGCCCGCCCTCAGCCCAAGACAGCTGGAAAATTCTTATTGCCCCGTTGGATAGCTATCTGCCGGATATGCACGTTAACCCCATGGAGGCCAGTGACCAATGA
- a CDS encoding efflux transporter outer membrane subunit, translating into MRRIAIVVAMALLAGCQSTAPKPLSDKARNEPSDVSNWQEPQSVRAQQVVSLVALIDMPEVAALVNHALALNPNLQQTRLTMDIARAQVGVSRADQLPTVDAAFSGQRGKNENKSVTNSYSSELSVSWELDLWRKLADQTASAAASASASTLDYVAARDSLAASVIDTYLAQLELKQLLTVQQQLVKAYQNNVDFILDRYRSGLDNLDALATARTSLYSAQATLAQYQENIDINRRVLRQYLGDNSVLTAVQGSHFPEVLVPLAKMPNQTLAGRPDVAAALMSLRASELDEALARKDLLPSISLSAALSQTATTPSEALFTSPLWSLLGQITAPLYEGGKLRANLQAAKLTSLKGFENYRSVLQNAVKEVEDALGQEQSLGRQQRHLQDAVESGKQSLDNTQERYRSGLSDIFDLISAQTTYYNLKAQLIETHYQRLTNRVTLGLALGLPAKAEDRS; encoded by the coding sequence ATGAGACGCATAGCTATTGTCGTGGCGATGGCCCTTTTGGCAGGCTGCCAATCGACCGCGCCCAAGCCGCTATCAGATAAAGCGCGCAATGAACCAAGCGATGTCAGCAACTGGCAAGAACCGCAGTCGGTAAGGGCTCAGCAGGTGGTTAGCCTGGTGGCGCTGATTGATATGCCCGAGGTCGCGGCGCTGGTGAATCATGCCTTAGCCTTAAACCCTAATCTGCAACAAACCCGGCTGACCATGGATATCGCCCGGGCGCAAGTCGGTGTTAGCCGCGCTGACCAATTACCCACCGTTGACGCCGCTTTTTCCGGTCAGCGGGGTAAAAATGAGAACAAAAGTGTAACTAACAGTTACAGCAGCGAATTAAGCGTTAGCTGGGAGCTGGATCTGTGGCGAAAACTGGCAGACCAAACGGCTTCTGCTGCAGCCTCAGCCAGTGCCAGCACCTTGGATTATGTTGCCGCTCGCGACAGCCTGGCGGCCAGTGTGATTGATACTTACCTGGCGCAACTGGAACTCAAGCAACTACTGACCGTGCAGCAGCAGTTGGTTAAGGCGTATCAGAACAACGTGGATTTCATCCTCGATCGCTACCGCAGCGGCCTGGACAACCTCGACGCCCTGGCAACGGCCCGCACCAGCCTGTATTCGGCGCAGGCAACCTTGGCGCAATATCAGGAAAATATTGATATTAACCGCCGAGTGCTGCGCCAATATTTGGGCGATAACAGTGTGCTGACCGCAGTACAGGGCAGCCACTTCCCGGAGGTGTTGGTACCGCTGGCCAAGATGCCAAACCAAACCCTGGCGGGGCGACCTGACGTTGCCGCAGCGCTGATGTCACTAAGGGCTTCCGAACTTGATGAAGCATTGGCGCGCAAAGATTTACTGCCATCTATCAGTTTAAGTGCGGCGTTAAGCCAAACCGCCACTACGCCGTCAGAGGCGTTATTTACCAGCCCACTTTGGAGCCTGCTTGGGCAAATTACCGCCCCGCTCTATGAAGGTGGCAAGCTCAGGGCTAATTTGCAGGCCGCCAAATTGACCAGCCTAAAAGGCTTTGAGAACTACCGTTCCGTGCTGCAAAACGCCGTTAAAGAGGTGGAAGACGCCCTTGGCCAGGAACAATCCCTTGGCCGCCAGCAGCGCCACCTGCAAGACGCAGTAGAAAGCGGCAAACAAAGCCTGGATAACACGCAGGAGCGCTACCGCAGCGGCCTGTCCGATATTTTCGATTTAATTAGCGCCCAAACCACCTATTACAACCTGAAAGCGCAGCTTATCGAAACCCATTACCAACGACTGACTAACCGCGTAACCCTGGGCCTGGCACTGGGTTTACCCGCAAAAGCCGAGGATCGTTCATGA